The following are encoded together in the Humulus lupulus chromosome 5, drHumLupu1.1, whole genome shotgun sequence genome:
- the LOC133834494 gene encoding protein DEFECTIVE IN MERISTEM SILENCING 3 isoform X2, whose amino-acid sequence MFQPNNQPSLYGNALAAQDPPASMQGNPNGMDIVVVKDDGNGSFSHAESIIQYSKKLQDDLHIIGLKIKQHEESINFLKSQKSKFDDSILDLQVSLGKYHSSATKIETEDRSHLQNEDEICGQILQHERSAAGILCLLKARHGSQVSNLTMTKDVLGIVATLGKVDDDNLSRLFSEYLGMETMMAIVCKTNEGVKALEVYDNEGCINKTAGLHGIGASIGRALEGRFIVICLENLRPYAGEFVLDDPQRRLDLLKPRLPNGECPPGFLGFAVNMISVDSTNLFYVTASGHGLRETLFYSLFSRLQVYKTRVDMLNALPCISDGALSLDGGIIKATGIFSLGNRQDVNVRFPKSMVALSLPESYLGAERQIKELKWKKEKMAEDVKREQTLLDNAKLKFDRKKQEFLKFLAESSSYASQINSTQSRLTPR is encoded by the exons ATGTTTCAACCTAACAACCAG CCTTCTCTTTATGGAAATGCATTGGCTGCTCAAGACCCACCAGCATCTATGCAGGGAAATCCAAATGGAATGGATATAGTTGTTGTTAAGGATGACGGTAATGGAAGTTTTTCACATGCAGAATCCATCATCCAATACTCTAAG AAACTTCAAGATGATCTACATATCATAGGTTTGAAAATCAAGCAGCATGAGGAGAgcataaattttttgaaatcccAGAAAAGCAAATTCGATGACTCAATTCTTGATTTGCAAG tttctttaggCAAGTACCATTCTTCTGCAACAAAGATTGAAACTGAGGACCGTTCCCATCTTCAAAATGAGGATGAAATATGTGGACAGATTTTACAGCATGAAAGATCTGCTGCAGGCATTTTATGCCTGCTGAAAGCTCGACATGGTAGTCAGGTCTCTAATCTTACAATGACCAAGGATGTACTGGGTATTGTTGCTACACTTGGAAAAGTGGATGATGATAACCTTAGCAG GCTTTTCTCAGAGTATCTGGGAATGGAGACTATGATGGCAATTGTCTGTAAGACAAATGAAGGTGTCAAAGCTCTAGAAGTATATGATAATGAAGGCTGCATAAATAAAACCGCTGGTCTTCATGGGATCGGTGCTTCTATTGGGAGGGCTTTGGAAGGACGATTTATTGTTATTTGTCTTGAAAATTTAAG ACCATATGCTGGTGAGTTTGTACTTGATGACCCTCAAAGGAGGCTTGATCTTCTAAAGCCAAGATTGCCTAATGGAGAGTGTCCACCTGGCTTCCTTGGATTTGCTGTAAATATGATAAGTGTGGATAGCACAAACTTGTTTTATGTTACAGCCAGTGGTCACGGCCTTAGGGAGACCCTATTTTATAGTCTTTTCTCTCGTTTGCAAGTATATAAAACCAGGGTGGACATGCTAAATGCACTCCCCTGTATAAGTGATGGAGCCCTTTCTTTAGATGGAGGAATAATCAAGGCTACTGGAATCTTTTCCCTTGGAAACCG GCAAGATGTAAATGTGAGATTCCCTAAGTCAATGGTGGCCTTGAGCCTACCTGAAAGCTATCTTGGAGCCGAGAGGCAAATCAAGGAGTTGAAATGGAAGAAGGAAAAGATGGCAGAAGATGTTAAGAGAGAACAGACTTTACTAGACAATGCGAAGCTCAAATTCGATCGAAAGAAGCAAGAGTTTCTTAAGTTCCTTGCTGAAAGTTCATCATACGCATCTCAG ATAAATTCAACGCAAAGTAGACTGACCCCCAGATGA